From a single Pseudoalteromonas nigrifaciens genomic region:
- a CDS encoding DEAD/DEAH box helicase, whose protein sequence is MSLVSLIKGLLPNNKNSHLADDKYSLVYDSYGVNFATNEATFHCLNKGEGGGSQLIQHVVLKMLEERHIAETLPNGFRLDSEQACLLDPEDADVLGLPPFFNNDFDVDIQGRTTKSSFSLQLFAKFEQQKYPVKRKGPILFFSEQTQYLMTPEQLNAVLAVEKHSSLTPDDRTELNNVLAVAKLQQAVKDGLKLDLKHFDKFDLVQPQHITVTANQKVDGSLELSPSFGDGSSSEDLQNRLAQLQGDGQVMRIKDRIVLLTDDKKQAVKEVLQNRTIPAHKVAEFIKTPSAFLDASILNLDLGFSLRVAGIGKMVHIPFGQDSDGSNGWFSTNTDSEPPERLVKLLECEDDVVSFEQSYQQAKGQNADSVVVDDELIDIRDEQRVSETLAEVRENLANPSNDSDTPGVEDTLVRKEQVSLLLKDAEEHNQDIVNKVAQLDRSISFDRTNLARTPFPHQESGISWMMSLLKSAQLDNHDDMYRVQGALLADDMGLGKTYMTLVMLAEYLSMQQQSNKSEKPILIVAPLSLLENWEQEVEATFKDSPFRDIKVLQSSRDLKEFKVQGAERESMQLATVMNDSHADHKSIRYALHVGADAATKRLDMDRRVVITTYQTLRDYQFSLCVIDWGIVIFDEAQNIKNPNTQATRAAKALKADFKLLATGTPVENSLSEFWCLMDTAQPGLLGDWGYFRERWIKPISSANEEEKAEVRLEVGNDLRNAAGQFMLRRTKEDELTGMPTKTIKTGIHKNLADNMAFAPELARNMTGGQLLGYNQIVEDYRKEKAKEQGGGHALTVLQQLRAVSLHPRLDEVFKQPPNNAKEAQRNLQESEKLRMLLDILSDIKNKQEKVIIFATTKKLQAVLKICLDKIYELNIHVINGDSKAIATKKDQLSRKGMITDFEAEEGFNVIIMSPVAAGVGLTVVGANHVVHLERHWNPAKEAQATDRVYRIGQEKPVFIHLPCLLHPEYDSFDVNLDKLLAKKTMLRDAVVMPEVVSEHELMSSMGL, encoded by the coding sequence ATGTCACTTGTTAGTTTGATAAAAGGGCTTTTGCCTAATAATAAAAATAGTCATTTAGCGGACGATAAATACTCCTTAGTATATGACTCGTATGGCGTTAATTTTGCCACTAATGAAGCTACATTTCATTGCCTAAACAAAGGTGAGGGCGGAGGTAGCCAGCTTATTCAGCATGTTGTACTTAAAATGCTTGAAGAAAGACATATTGCTGAAACACTGCCTAATGGCTTTAGGCTTGATAGTGAGCAAGCATGTTTATTAGACCCAGAAGATGCAGACGTTTTAGGGTTACCGCCTTTTTTTAATAACGACTTTGACGTTGATATTCAAGGTAGAACAACTAAAAGTAGCTTTTCGCTGCAGTTGTTTGCAAAATTTGAGCAGCAAAAATATCCAGTAAAAAGAAAAGGACCGATACTTTTTTTTAGTGAACAAACACAATATTTAATGACGCCTGAGCAGCTTAATGCTGTTTTAGCCGTAGAAAAACATTCGTCGCTTACGCCCGATGACCGCACTGAGCTAAATAATGTGTTGGCAGTTGCTAAGTTACAGCAAGCAGTTAAAGATGGGTTAAAACTAGATTTAAAACATTTTGATAAATTTGATTTAGTACAACCACAACATATTACAGTAACAGCAAATCAAAAAGTTGATGGTAGCCTAGAGCTTAGCCCAAGCTTTGGTGATGGCTCTTCATCTGAAGACTTACAAAATCGCTTAGCTCAGTTACAGGGCGACGGGCAAGTAATGCGAATAAAAGATCGCATTGTTTTACTTACTGACGATAAAAAACAAGCTGTTAAAGAAGTACTGCAAAATAGAACCATTCCTGCACACAAAGTCGCAGAATTTATTAAAACCCCTTCAGCTTTTTTAGATGCATCTATTTTAAACCTCGATCTTGGATTTTCTCTGAGAGTTGCTGGTATTGGCAAAATGGTACACATTCCTTTTGGTCAAGACAGCGATGGCAGTAATGGCTGGTTTTCGACAAATACAGACAGTGAGCCACCAGAGCGCTTAGTTAAGTTGCTTGAATGCGAGGACGATGTTGTATCGTTTGAGCAAAGTTACCAGCAAGCTAAAGGGCAAAATGCAGATAGTGTTGTTGTTGATGATGAGTTAATTGACATACGCGATGAGCAGCGAGTTAGTGAAACACTCGCAGAGGTAAGAGAAAATTTAGCAAACCCTTCTAATGACTCAGATACGCCTGGAGTTGAAGATACTCTGGTTCGTAAAGAGCAAGTCTCCTTGTTACTAAAAGATGCGGAAGAACATAATCAAGACATTGTAAATAAAGTTGCGCAGTTAGACCGATCTATTAGTTTTGACAGAACTAATTTAGCGCGAACACCTTTCCCTCATCAAGAGTCTGGCATTAGCTGGATGATGTCGTTACTTAAGTCAGCTCAATTAGATAACCATGATGATATGTATAGAGTGCAAGGGGCTTTACTAGCCGATGATATGGGGCTTGGTAAAACCTATATGACGTTAGTTATGCTGGCTGAGTACTTGTCAATGCAGCAGCAAAGCAATAAATCCGAAAAGCCCATATTAATAGTCGCTCCACTTAGTTTATTGGAAAACTGGGAACAAGAGGTTGAAGCTACTTTTAAAGATTCTCCATTTAGAGATATTAAAGTCCTGCAGTCATCAAGGGATTTAAAAGAGTTTAAAGTTCAAGGGGCTGAACGAGAGTCTATGCAGCTTGCGACGGTAATGAATGATTCGCATGCTGATCATAAATCTATTCGTTACGCTTTGCATGTTGGGGCTGATGCAGCAACAAAGCGTTTAGATATGGATAGACGTGTTGTTATTACGACTTATCAAACGTTACGGGATTACCAATTTTCTTTATGTGTTATTGACTGGGGAATTGTAATATTTGATGAAGCTCAAAATATTAAAAACCCAAATACTCAAGCAACACGTGCAGCTAAAGCACTAAAAGCTGATTTTAAATTACTAGCTACAGGTACTCCTGTTGAAAATAGTTTAAGCGAGTTTTGGTGTTTAATGGATACAGCGCAACCAGGGCTATTAGGCGATTGGGGCTATTTTAGAGAGCGCTGGATTAAGCCAATAAGTAGTGCTAATGAGGAAGAAAAAGCAGAGGTGCGTTTAGAAGTTGGTAACGATTTACGTAATGCTGCTGGGCAGTTTATGTTACGCCGAACCAAGGAAGACGAGCTAACCGGAATGCCTACTAAAACAATAAAAACAGGTATTCATAAAAACTTGGCTGACAATATGGCATTTGCTCCAGAGTTAGCTCGTAATATGACCGGAGGTCAGTTGCTTGGCTACAACCAAATTGTTGAAGATTATAGAAAGGAGAAAGCAAAAGAGCAGGGCGGCGGCCATGCTTTAACAGTATTACAGCAATTAAGGGCTGTTAGTTTGCATCCAAGGCTTGATGAGGTTTTTAAACAGCCACCTAATAATGCCAAAGAGGCACAGCGTAATTTACAAGAGTCTGAAAAGTTACGCATGTTGTTAGATATATTGTCAGATATAAAAAACAAACAAGAGAAGGTAATTATTTTTGCGACAACTAAAAAGCTCCAGGCTGTTCTTAAAATATGCTTAGATAAAATTTATGAGCTAAACATTCATGTTATTAACGGAGACAGCAAAGCGATTGCTACAAAAAAAGATCAGCTGTCTCGTAAAGGGATGATCACTGACTTTGAAGCAGAAGAAGGCTTTAACGTTATAATTATGTCGCCTGTAGCGGCAGGCGTTGGCTTAACGGTTGTTGGTGCAAACCATGTAGTTCATTTAGAACGCCACTGGAACCCCGCAAAAGAGGCTCAAGCTACAGACCGCGTTTATCGTATTGGTCAAGAAAAACCTGTGTTTATTCACTTACCCTGCCTTTTACACCCAGAATATGATTCGTTTGATGTGAACCTAGACAAACTACTCGCAAAGAAAACCATGCTAAGAGATGCGGTAGTAATGCCTGAAGTTGTGAGTGAGCATGAGCTAATGTCGTCAATGGGGTTATGA
- a CDS encoding ATP-binding protein: MQDWVSYIDEVLLKRIQIGKNKGLYLSNIYLLSNSEASVLKLGNTAKSIFSGEEANKSPLQLKKLTVKNEISTLKNFQLPALQAASADAAKSDNNIHQLNLLLSRNPFNRYLCNWLSTNELSVVAGLPQKEVVGLTLKEEVEFGLNMTQQASDENKLFLGNLVKSGLKQRTEVSIDKRDLDKHTFIAGVTGSGKTTTCHRLLHSAQMPFLVIEPAKTEYRVLTKKDNSILIFTLGNDNVAPFRLNPFEFFPHENITSRVDMIKASIESAFDMEAAIPQLIEAAIYRCYEAKGWNIANSKNSYYENPFAPGVYAFPTLAELIDMTEVVVNEQGFDDRLKQDYVGSIKARLQGLLIGSKGQMLNTPRSINFKDLAQRNVILELEEIRNPSEKSLIMGFVLANLNEAVRANHEEYRKRGEKFRHITLIEEAHRLLSKFETGDSSNKKQGVETFADMLAEVRKYGESLIIVDQIPNKLTPEVLKNTSTKIIHKLFAQDDKEAVGNTMALSDEQKDFLSNLEPGRVILSTSGTTKPLQVQIKEFVSTTQETDVDPEEIRNIALQYYADNYKLGLIQGLELLESKPSADVIQDILQGNPMLAWINTVKNYKSNIELHNYIKGYGIGFMHQYILTTCYKTPAESDENEKQSNSRSDCLRLYLYAVLENSEVAFNMEQRNALCTNKKLNFN, translated from the coding sequence GTGCAAGATTGGGTTAGTTATATTGATGAAGTGTTATTAAAACGGATTCAAATAGGCAAAAATAAAGGGCTTTATCTGTCTAATATTTACTTATTATCTAACTCTGAGGCTAGTGTTTTAAAGCTAGGAAATACGGCAAAATCAATTTTTTCGGGTGAAGAGGCGAACAAGTCACCTTTACAACTTAAAAAATTGACGGTCAAAAATGAGATTTCTACATTAAAAAACTTCCAATTGCCTGCATTGCAAGCAGCAAGTGCTGATGCTGCGAAAAGTGATAACAATATCCATCAATTAAATCTATTGCTTTCTAGAAACCCTTTTAATCGATATTTATGTAATTGGCTCTCTACTAATGAATTGAGTGTTGTTGCTGGTCTACCTCAGAAAGAAGTTGTGGGGTTAACTTTAAAAGAAGAAGTTGAATTTGGCTTGAATATGACGCAACAGGCCAGTGATGAAAACAAACTCTTTTTGGGTAACCTAGTTAAAAGTGGTTTAAAGCAGAGAACAGAGGTGAGTATAGATAAGCGTGACTTAGACAAACATACGTTTATAGCAGGTGTTACAGGAAGTGGTAAAACGACAACTTGCCATCGATTATTACACTCAGCTCAAATGCCATTTTTAGTCATTGAGCCAGCTAAAACAGAATACAGAGTACTAACAAAAAAAGATAACAGCATTTTAATTTTTACCTTGGGTAACGATAATGTTGCTCCTTTCAGACTCAACCCTTTTGAATTTTTCCCCCATGAAAATATTACCTCTAGAGTCGATATGATAAAGGCGAGTATAGAATCAGCTTTTGATATGGAAGCTGCAATACCACAATTAATAGAAGCTGCTATTTATCGTTGCTACGAGGCTAAAGGTTGGAATATTGCTAATTCTAAAAATAGCTATTATGAAAACCCATTTGCCCCAGGGGTGTATGCGTTTCCTACACTAGCTGAATTGATTGATATGACTGAGGTTGTTGTAAACGAGCAAGGCTTTGATGATAGGTTAAAACAGGATTATGTAGGGTCAATAAAAGCACGCTTGCAAGGGTTATTGATAGGCTCTAAAGGCCAAATGTTAAATACACCGCGGTCTATAAACTTTAAAGACTTAGCGCAACGCAATGTGATTTTAGAACTTGAAGAGATCCGTAACCCAAGTGAAAAGTCTTTAATTATGGGGTTTGTTTTAGCTAATCTAAATGAAGCCGTACGTGCTAATCACGAAGAATATAGAAAGCGCGGCGAGAAGTTTAGACATATTACACTGATTGAAGAAGCACACCGTTTACTATCTAAATTTGAGACAGGGGATAGCTCCAATAAAAAACAGGGGGTTGAAACATTTGCTGATATGTTGGCTGAAGTACGAAAATATGGGGAGTCGTTGATTATTGTTGATCAAATTCCGAATAAACTAACGCCAGAAGTATTAAAAAATACGAGTACTAAAATTATTCATAAGCTTTTTGCACAAGATGATAAAGAGGCCGTTGGAAATACAATGGCACTATCGGATGAGCAAAAAGACTTTTTATCAAATCTTGAACCTGGTCGTGTTATTTTATCTACTTCGGGGACGACAAAACCTCTTCAAGTTCAAATAAAAGAGTTTGTTAGTACAACACAAGAAACAGATGTTGATCCTGAAGAAATTAGAAACATAGCGCTTCAATATTATGCGGATAATTACAAGTTAGGTTTAATTCAGGGGTTAGAGCTTTTAGAAAGTAAACCTTCAGCAGATGTTATTCAGGATATATTACAAGGGAATCCAATGCTTGCTTGGATTAACACTGTAAAAAATTATAAATCAAACATTGAGTTACATAACTATATTAAAGGTTATGGTATTGGTTTTATGCATCAATATATTCTTACCACTTGTTATAAAACACCTGCAGAATCAGACGAAAATGAAAAACAGTCAAATAGTCGAAGCGACTGTTTAAGGCTTTACCTATATGCAGTGCTCGAAAACTCTGAAGTTGCATTTAATATGGAACAAAGAAATGCGCTTTGTACTAATAAAAAATTAAATTTTAATTAA
- a CDS encoding molecular chaperone DnaK, giving the protein MDTKRITQWMLSNKDAQQIGVDASFDKMVMHLEEMIQKEIIAFVNNVTVTGEDRPLVNALNNCFNEVESEFNSDRWVNFGGDIYFDKQAKGFWMLCEAKVKAFNKDSYFNSGQSYSDVIEIINSELKDDFNEWDVPNLATLRLLTKLLSAPFNINRGRFLLNAYYLYKKNNKVQGFDCDLNCFTDASKGFCLPYLSQHDISGLGAKGIFINAIYSGFVPTKLKDNALYKVLIVALNYKNKAAIQKIADKTDILNQLVTKKITNSLLLEDHIRADIAPYHSKMVEDTELGHWSLWTDELENTNEQSINLPIPLVARDPKSSINDGVVAIDFGTKSTVVVYQKDNVNIHPMRVGTGDLRTDIQAHHYENPTIMEFRDLDAFISAYGAKANKPYTRWQDLTISHTAKNAMEGTESSQFNTFLDEIKQWAGDKNRKLKVVGQKGKVIDLPPFLELGTDDFNPIEIYAYYLGLYINNLNNGIFMEYILSFPVTYEMPVRDKIIESFEKGLKKSLPAELGPDTIEQLTVIKGASEPAAYALTAFKSHDFDPEGDERIFYGVFDFGGGTTDFDFGIFREAKSGKERRFDYVIEHFGAGGDQFLGGENLLELLAFEVFKKNKVALLKAGIQFEKHPEKDEFAGSEQLLSYSQEARNNTKKLCIALRPFWEEHEGFSIDASGELSITLTDINGIQHSAFALDVDEDELTQLLSDRIERGVENFFNALRLAFSNIQESLNDIDDVKIFLAGNSSQSSFVNALFEKHINLQDEAIGNISGNSHFKLFAPLGANKTDLEKPTGKTGVAFGLIESREGGNIMVIDRNVGDDDIRFKYYLGESRKGKFKPIIDRESNFNQWIEFIDAGYQKFELFYTEQPTSSTGNVSIADSGIKKKAIKLDMTDNDAMVYLRIISPTQIEYVIADEQDIKNNSYLNEPQSLEL; this is encoded by the coding sequence ATGGATACAAAAAGAATTACGCAATGGATGCTATCTAATAAAGATGCGCAACAAATAGGTGTTGATGCATCATTTGACAAAATGGTTATGCATTTAGAAGAAATGATTCAAAAAGAAATTATTGCCTTTGTAAATAATGTAACAGTTACGGGGGAAGATAGGCCATTAGTTAATGCGTTAAATAATTGTTTTAATGAGGTTGAAAGTGAATTTAATAGTGATCGTTGGGTAAACTTTGGGGGTGATATTTACTTTGATAAACAAGCCAAAGGCTTTTGGATGCTTTGTGAAGCTAAGGTAAAAGCATTTAATAAAGACTCATATTTTAACTCGGGCCAATCATATAGTGATGTAATAGAAATAATTAATTCTGAATTAAAAGATGACTTTAATGAGTGGGATGTACCGAACCTCGCTACTCTTAGGTTGTTAACAAAGTTATTAAGTGCACCTTTTAATATTAACCGAGGTCGTTTCTTATTAAATGCTTACTATTTATATAAAAAAAATAATAAGGTACAGGGTTTTGATTGTGATTTAAATTGCTTTACTGATGCCTCAAAAGGTTTCTGCCTACCCTATCTATCCCAGCATGATATATCTGGATTGGGGGCGAAAGGGATATTCATTAATGCCATATACAGTGGTTTTGTCCCGACTAAACTCAAAGATAATGCGTTATATAAAGTATTAATTGTTGCATTAAATTACAAAAATAAAGCTGCAATTCAAAAAATAGCTGATAAAACTGACATATTAAATCAGCTAGTCACAAAAAAAATAACTAATAGCTTGCTACTAGAAGACCATATTCGCGCTGACATAGCGCCTTATCACTCAAAAATGGTAGAAGATACAGAGCTCGGTCATTGGTCTTTGTGGACCGATGAGCTTGAAAATACTAATGAGCAAAGTATTAATTTACCCATTCCACTGGTTGCGCGAGACCCAAAATCGAGTATTAACGATGGGGTGGTCGCAATAGATTTTGGTACAAAAAGTACCGTTGTAGTGTATCAAAAAGATAATGTGAATATTCATCCTATGCGAGTTGGTACTGGGGATTTACGTACAGATATACAAGCCCATCATTATGAAAACCCAACAATTATGGAATTTAGAGACCTTGACGCATTTATTAGTGCTTATGGTGCAAAAGCCAATAAACCTTATACTCGTTGGCAAGATTTAACTATTTCCCATACTGCCAAAAATGCAATGGAAGGCACTGAGTCTAGCCAATTTAATACCTTTTTAGATGAAATAAAACAATGGGCGGGCGATAAAAACAGAAAGCTAAAAGTAGTTGGACAAAAAGGCAAAGTGATTGACTTACCACCATTTTTAGAACTTGGCACTGACGACTTTAACCCTATTGAAATTTATGCATATTATTTAGGTTTATATATTAATAACTTAAATAATGGCATTTTTATGGAGTACATACTGTCGTTTCCTGTGACTTACGAAATGCCAGTGCGCGATAAAATTATAGAAAGCTTTGAAAAGGGGCTTAAAAAATCACTTCCTGCTGAATTAGGGCCTGACACTATTGAGCAATTAACCGTTATAAAAGGGGCGAGTGAACCTGCTGCTTATGCCTTAACTGCTTTTAAATCTCATGACTTTGACCCAGAAGGTGACGAACGCATTTTTTATGGCGTTTTTGACTTTGGCGGCGGCACAACCGATTTTGATTTTGGCATTTTTAGAGAAGCTAAAAGTGGAAAAGAGCGCCGTTTTGACTACGTAATAGAGCACTTTGGTGCTGGTGGCGATCAATTTCTTGGTGGTGAAAACCTTTTAGAATTATTAGCGTTTGAAGTATTTAAGAAAAACAAAGTAGCACTTTTAAAAGCGGGAATTCAATTTGAAAAACACCCTGAAAAAGATGAATTTGCAGGCAGCGAACAACTACTAAGTTATTCACAAGAAGCAAGAAACAACACAAAAAAACTATGTATTGCTTTGCGCCCATTTTGGGAAGAGCACGAAGGCTTTTCGATTGATGCTTCTGGAGAGCTTAGTATAACGCTCACAGATATTAATGGTATTCAGCATTCTGCTTTTGCGCTTGATGTTGATGAGGATGAACTAACTCAGTTACTGTCTGATCGTATTGAGCGAGGCGTTGAAAACTTTTTTAATGCGCTGCGTTTGGCTTTTAGCAATATTCAAGAATCATTAAATGATATTGATGATGTAAAAATATTTTTAGCGGGTAATTCAAGCCAGTCTAGCTTTGTTAACGCATTATTTGAAAAGCATATTAACTTACAAGATGAAGCTATTGGCAATATTAGTGGTAATAGCCATTTTAAATTATTTGCGCCACTGGGCGCTAATAAAACTGACCTTGAAAAACCAACAGGTAAAACAGGCGTTGCTTTTGGTTTAATTGAGTCGCGAGAAGGCGGCAACATAATGGTGATTGACCGTAATGTTGGCGATGATGATATTCGTTTTAAATATTACCTAGGCGAAAGCCGTAAAGGTAAATTTAAACCAATAATAGACCGTGAAAGTAATTTTAATCAGTGGATTGAGTTTATTGATGCAGGCTACCAAAAATTTGAATTATTTTACACTGAACAACCAACATCAAGCACAGGGAATGTATCTATTGCTGACAGTGGTATTAAAAAGAAAGCCATTAAGCTTGATATGACCGATAACGATGCAATGGTTTACTTAAGAATTATATCACCTACTCAGATTGAGTACGTGATAGCTGATGAGCAGGACATTAAAAATAACTCTTATCTAAATGAACCTCAAAGCCTAGAACTATAA